TGCCGCGATAGACGGGCCCCACCACCACGCAGACCGCAGCCAGGGCCAGTCGCGCCCAGCGCTTTTGCACGGTCACCAGCACCAGCGGATAGAGCAGATAGAACACCTCTTCCACCGACAGCGACCAGTAGATGTTCATCGCGTAGTTGAAGTACCCCACGCGCTCCATGAGGATGTTGTGCCAGAACGTCAGCACGGAAAGGTTGCCGACGACGAAGAATCCGTTGCCGAAATCGGTATGCCGGTTGGCGTTGACGAAACACCGCAGGCCGGCCAATCCCAGCACGGTGATGATCGCCAGGGCCAGCACCACCGAGGGATACAGCCGGAACAGGCGCAGCTTGTAGAAATGGATCACGTCGGTGCCGGCCGGCGACCCGTAGCGACGCAGGATGTTCGAGGTGATCAGGAACCCGGAGATCACGAAGAAGACCGATACGCCGTAGTTCCCGTTGAAGAAGATCGTCTTCAACGTGTCGACCGGCAACCAATCGTTCAGCGGGCTGTCGTGAAGGCGATAGGCCAGCGAGTAGTGGAGCAGCATCACCAGCAGAATGCAGATGCCGCGCAATAGGTCGACGTGGACGTTACGATCGCGGTCAAGCACGTTCGGACCCGTGTGGCGGCAAGGTGAAGAGCGGTCTCGTGGCCGTAGGCGCCGGCCTGCGCCGGGTCGAGGATAAACGAAACGTCGCACCGGCGCAGGCCGGTGACTACGGCGAAACGGACGGCGTTTGCGTCGAGGCCCTCGTCAGCGCACGGGCAGGAGCTTCAGGTCGCCGTATTCCCACGCCCAGGGAACGCCCACCTCGCCCAGCACGGCATGGACGATGCGGGGAAACCCCGCCTCCGCACGCACGTCGTTGCTCAACACCACCACGCAGCGTTGGCCACGCTCGACGCACACCCACACGTTTCCCGTCGAATCGTTGTGGCCGGTCTTGAAGAAGCCCGGGCCCTGCGGTCCCTCGAAATGGACCACGCCGATACCCGCGCCCAGCCCGGGCACGCGATCGGCGACGGGCAAGTCCGGCTGCAGGGTCGGGAACTGCGACTTCGTGGCGATCGGCGCCTGCGAGCGGACCATCTCGGCGCGGGATGCCGCACTCAGCCCCTGCCCGCGCACCACGGCCGCCGCCAGACGCGCCATGTCGGCGATGGTCGTGTCCATGGAACCGGCCGCCCGGGTCTTCGAACGCTCGTCGTGGGGCTCCGTCTTGCCGTCGAGGGTCCATCCGTCGGCGAGGTTACCGGCGAAATCGGCACGCCACATCATGGAGGTGCGTTTCATGCCCAGCGGGGCGAACACCCGTTTGCGCATCTCGTCGCCGACGTCGAGGCCCAGGCCCTTTTCGAGAACGAACTGCATCAGGATGATGCCGTCGCCGGAATAGCTGTAACGGGTGCCGGGATCGAAATGGATATGGAGCTTGTGGTCGGGCTCGAGAAAACCGAAGTTCGCGAAGCCGCTGCGATGGCTGAGCAGGATGCGCGGGGTGAGCTTCCGCCACCGCTC
This window of the Luteibacter aegosomatis genome carries:
- a CDS encoding serine hydrolase domain-containing protein, whose product is MRSTFLAMATMAAWAGMAPVSAAPPDAELSRTVKEVMRDTGAQGMAVAVIDGGKVLDVQAYGKRNAKGEPLTTDTIMYGASLTKAVFAYTVMQLVDEKRVDLDRSIATYLPRPLPDYVGDDIEDRYADYSALKGDERWRKLTPRILLSHRSGFANFGFLEPDHKLHIHFDPGTRYSYSGDGIILMQFVLEKGLGLDVGDEMRKRVFAPLGMKRTSMMWRADFAGNLADGWTLDGKTEPHDERSKTRAAGSMDTTIADMARLAAAVVRGQGLSAASRAEMVRSQAPIATKSQFPTLQPDLPVADRVPGLGAGIGVVHFEGPQGPGFFKTGHNDSTGNVWVCVERGQRCVVVLSNDVRAEAGFPRIVHAVLGEVGVPWAWEYGDLKLLPVR
- a CDS encoding acyltransferase family protein produces the protein MLDRDRNVHVDLLRGICILLVMLLHYSLAYRLHDSPLNDWLPVDTLKTIFFNGNYGVSVFFVISGFLITSNILRRYGSPAGTDVIHFYKLRLFRLYPSVVLALAIITVLGLAGLRCFVNANRHTDFGNGFFVVGNLSVLTFWHNILMERVGYFNYAMNIYWSLSVEEVFYLLYPLVLVTVQKRWARLALAAVCVVVGPVYRGMHSDDELYFMYGNLACVDMLVYGCLAAAVAGNVVLPAPLRRMLALVSVVAMGWIYMRGIGGHEAWGATQLGVATAVFLVMVHRLPTGSVARWAAAPLAWLGSHSYELYLFHIVVLGVMQAWVPKAAMPHEVKLPMLLLFVVLSAAFAWVVARFYGDPLNRALRGRYAGARRTVSVMDGVGSRP